CCTGTCGGTCGTCGGCACGCTTTTCGACGACAACTCCGCCGAGCCGTTGTCACTTGCCGATTACATCACGCTGCCCGCCGACGTGACCGCAACTACTGCAGGCGAGCTGGGCACGCCGTTCTCGGATCCGACTGTGTTTTCCGATTCGGAGGTGCTCAGTGCTGGCCAGCAAGCGCGCTACGCCGATGACCTGACATCGCTGCTCGCCCCAGATCCCTCCATCGCACTGACTAGGTACGGGTTCTCGCTTCCGCTGCGACGCGACCTAATCACTGCACTCTCGCTCAACGGACGACGCTCCGCCGACACCTACAACGACGTCGCGAGCCATTCCAGCGAGGTACTCAACTCCACACGCGATACTCTCAACGAGCTGCGCGCCGCCATCTCGCTCATCCCACCGGGCAACGTGTACACGCGGACTTCGCCGTCGTCGCCTCTGCTGATCGTTGCGGAAAACGGCCTTCCGCTGCCGGTGGATGCGACGATCCTGTACGAAGCTCCTGATGGTACCGAGCTGCACACGCCGGAAACGATGCGGATCCCTGCGCGCGGCTCCATCACGATCCAGATGACGGCCACGCTGCCGGACGATCGCGAACGCACCGATCTCAAGCTTTACCTTGCCACCCCAAATGGCCAGCCGATTTCGCATCCGGTGAACATTTCGGTGCAAACTGCAGCCGGCGAGGTCGGCGCATTAGTCGTTGGCGGAGCGCTGGCCGTCTTTCTCGTTCTAGCGGTGCTGTTTCGCACGGGTAAAATGCGCGGGCGGAATCGTCGTGAAGCAATGCGCGATGACTCGCCCCAGGCACCGAGCTCCAACGCGCTCGACCGACCACCTGACAGGTAGGGATTGCCACACGTATTAGTTGCAAGTTTCCCCTGATGATTGGACGATTCGTGGATTCCCACACCCCACAACCACAGGACCCTCAGCGCCCGCTGGGGCAACGCCGCCGCATCGTGACACCAACGCCGCCGGCACCCGTACCTGTCCCGCGCAAGGCACCCGCACCGGTTGCGGAGCCGGTGGAAGACCGCTCGATGCTGACCACCAGTCCTTCCGGTGCGACGCTTGTCGACGAAGTCCCCACCCCGCCCGAGACCAGCGAAGTCGCCTCCAACGAGGATGTCGTGCGCTCAACGGGTTCGATGGCGATTGCGACGCTGCTGTCGCGCATCACCGGCTTCATCCGCACGGTGATGATCACCTCGATGCTCGGTGGCGCTATTGCCTCCGCCTTCAACCTGGCGAACACGCTGCCGAACATGATCACCGAGATCGTGCTCGGCTCCGTCCTCACAGCGCTCGTGGTGCCAGTGCTCGTGCGCGCGGAGAAGGAAGACGCGGATCGTGGCGCGCGGTTCATCCGCCAGCTATTCACGCTCACGCTGACGCTCATGCTGGGTGTCACTGTGATCGCAGTGGTGGCCGCACCGTGGCTCGTGGGCATCATGATGGAGGAAGACGCCAAGACGAACTCCGTACAAACCACGTCTTTTGCCTACCTGCTCCTTCCGCAGATCTTCTTCTACGGCATGTTCTCCTTGTTCATGGCGATCTGCAACACCAAAGGAGTGTTCCGCCCAGGCGCGTGGGCACCGGTGGCCAACAACGTCATTTCGATTTCCGTCTTGGCAACCTACCGTTTGGTGCCTGGGTCGCTTAACCCGGCGGCACCGTCGTCAGTTGCAGACCCCCACGTCCTCTTGCTCGGCTTAGGCACCACCCTGGGTGTTGTTGTCCAGTGTTTGATCATGCTGCCTTCGCTCAAGCGCTTGAAAATCGATCTGCGCCCGCAGTGGGGCATCGACGATCGCTTGAAGGAATTCGGTGGCATGGCCGTGGCGATTATCGCCTACGTGGCGATCTCCCAGCTGGGCTACGTGATCACCTCGCGCATCGCTACCGCCGCCGACGAATCCGCCTACGCCATTTACCAGCAGCACTGGCAGCTGCTGCAGGTACCGTATGGAATCATCGGCGTGACGCTGCTGACGGCGATCATGCCACGCCTTTCGCACAACGCCGCAGACGGCGACGACAAGGCCGTGGTCCGAGACCTCACCCTGGCTACCAAACTGACCTTTATCGCGCTGGTCCCGATCATCGTATTCATGACAGCCCTGGGCCCAGACATCGGCAACGCCTTGTTCGGCTACGGCGCATTCACCGGTGCCGAGTCACGCATCCTGGGTCTGACCATTAGCTTCTCCGCCTTCACGCTTATCCCTTACGCGCTAGTCATGCTGCACTTGCGCGTGTTCTACGCGCGTGAAGAGGCCTGGACCCCCACATTCATCATCGCGGGCATCACGCTAACCAAGGTCGTGCTCTCGTCGTTAGCACCGCTTGTGGCGTCATCGACCCAAAACGTGGTGGTGCTCCTTGGTGCCGCCAACGGTTTCGGCTTTGTCGCCGGTGCGATGATTGGCGCGTTCTTGCTGCGTCGCAAGCTCGGCAGCCTGCAGTTCCACACGATCTTGCGCACCACGCTGTGGGCCTTGGCCTCCGGCATCGTCGGTATCGCGGTGGCCCTTCTCGGTCGCTTCATCGTGCGCCTGACGCCGCTGGCACCGACCACGATCGCAACGTCGCTGGGCATGCGCGACTCCATCGGGTTGCTCGTGGAACTGGCCATCGAAGGCGTAATCTTCCTCATCGTCACCGGCATCGTCCTCTCCCGCTCCGGACTGCCTGAGGTGCAAAACCTGGGTCGAGTATTCTCCCGCATCCCGGGTCTCGGACGCTTCATCCGCCCGAACGAGGACAAGGCCATCGAGGTCGGCGAAACCGACCCACGCGCGATGTCGCAGCAGTTCCTCCTAGCCGATTCCTTTAACTCGTCACCGATCCCACCGCCAATGTCTGCTGGTGTCGTCCGCGGGCCGCGCCTAGTGCCCGGTGCTCCTGTGTCCGACGGCAAGTTCCGTCTGTTGGCCGAGCACGGATCGGTCGCCGGGGCCCAGTTCTGGCACGCCCGCGAAATCGCGACGGGCAGGGAAGTGGCTCTGACGTTCGTCGACACGCAAGGCCAGGCGCCAATGGCACCTGTCACGCCCGATGAGGCCGCGCGGAAGTCGGCTCAGATCGCGCGCCAAACCCGCGTCCTGCGCGATTTGAACCACCCAGCGATCGCACCAAACATCTCCGTGCTGTCCTACAGGTCCGGCTGCCTGATCGTTGCCGACTGGATCCCAGGCTCGTCTGTCAAGGCCGTCGCCGAATCCGGCGAAACTCTCCACCCAGAAGCCGTGGCCAATGGCATCGCACCGCTTTCCGACGTCATGGCCTGCGCCCTCGACCGTGGCATCTCGCTCGGCCTGGACAACCGAAACCGCTTGCGCGTGTCCACCGAGGGCAATGTCATGCTGGCGTTCCCGGCCGTTTTGCCGAACGCCAACAGTGAGACAGACCTGTCGTCGCTGGCATCGGCACTGGAGCTTTTGACCTCCGCTACCGGTGACGACGCAGGAGCCCAAGAACTCCCGCAGATCGCCAAGCGGGCGCGCACGCTTGCCGACGACCTGAAGAATCCCGACAACACCAACCCCACGGCGGATCAGTACCGCGAATTAGCTGCCGACCTCAACATCCTTGCAGGTGGCGTTCCGCTTGTCGACGAGGCTGCCACGGACAGCCACGGCCCGGACACCGAATCGATTCCGGTGATCATCGACGAGACGCCGAACCCAGACCACGTCTCCGGCTTCGGCTCTCGTGGCTACTCCGCGCCGGGATTCCTTGCGATCGTCGGTGCGGCCATCGCCGTCGTCGTCCTGATCGCCGCGCTGACGACCTACCTAGTCAGCGTCGTCGGTGCGAGCGACCCAGAGGCACCGGTGGCGCACGAAGCTGTCGAAGGCGAAGAGGGCGAGGCACTGGGCAGGCCACTGCCGATCATCGTCGATCTGGCCTCGTCTCGCGTCTGGCAAGCTCCAGGCCAAGACGCCGGAGCCGACAATCCGGACCAGGTGGCCAACCTGATCGACGGCAACCCGGATACCTCCT
The Corynebacterium breve genome window above contains:
- a CDS encoding lipid II flippase MurJ, translated to MIGRFVDSHTPQPQDPQRPLGQRRRIVTPTPPAPVPVPRKAPAPVAEPVEDRSMLTTSPSGATLVDEVPTPPETSEVASNEDVVRSTGSMAIATLLSRITGFIRTVMITSMLGGAIASAFNLANTLPNMITEIVLGSVLTALVVPVLVRAEKEDADRGARFIRQLFTLTLTLMLGVTVIAVVAAPWLVGIMMEEDAKTNSVQTTSFAYLLLPQIFFYGMFSLFMAICNTKGVFRPGAWAPVANNVISISVLATYRLVPGSLNPAAPSSVADPHVLLLGLGTTLGVVVQCLIMLPSLKRLKIDLRPQWGIDDRLKEFGGMAVAIIAYVAISQLGYVITSRIATAADESAYAIYQQHWQLLQVPYGIIGVTLLTAIMPRLSHNAADGDDKAVVRDLTLATKLTFIALVPIIVFMTALGPDIGNALFGYGAFTGAESRILGLTISFSAFTLIPYALVMLHLRVFYAREEAWTPTFIIAGITLTKVVLSSLAPLVASSTQNVVVLLGAANGFGFVAGAMIGAFLLRRKLGSLQFHTILRTTLWALASGIVGIAVALLGRFIVRLTPLAPTTIATSLGMRDSIGLLVELAIEGVIFLIVTGIVLSRSGLPEVQNLGRVFSRIPGLGRFIRPNEDKAIEVGETDPRAMSQQFLLADSFNSSPIPPPMSAGVVRGPRLVPGAPVSDGKFRLLAEHGSVAGAQFWHAREIATGREVALTFVDTQGQAPMAPVTPDEAARKSAQIARQTRVLRDLNHPAIAPNISVLSYRSGCLIVADWIPGSSVKAVAESGETLHPEAVANGIAPLSDVMACALDRGISLGLDNRNRLRVSTEGNVMLAFPAVLPNANSETDLSSLASALELLTSATGDDAGAQELPQIAKRARTLADDLKNPDNTNPTADQYRELAADLNILAGGVPLVDEAATDSHGPDTESIPVIIDETPNPDHVSGFGSRGYSAPGFLAIVGAAIAVVVLIAALTTYLVSVVGASDPEAPVAHEAVEGEEGEALGRPLPIIVDLASSRVWQAPGQDAGADNPDQVANLIDGNPDTSWSSDEYPNGLGTKPGIGVVVTAQEQIELQHVAINTETPGARYAIYGLPNDRPTDAETTPLEELDLLRDGTLRTARNTLEIEGNPEVHGVVIWISELPANREPLVTISEVNLIGIPLDN